The DNA segment TTGTTTAATGGCGTAATACAAAAACACAGCATGAATGGCTTCACGTACGGGCTCATTGCCACGGAACGAGAAGGAGACGTTCGAAACTCCGCCAGAGATCATGGCATGGGGGAGATTCTGTTTGATCCAGCCTGTTGCTTCAATAAAATCGACAGCATAGTTGTTATGTTCTTCGATACCCGTTGCAACTGCGAAGACGTTAGGGTCAAAAATGATGTCTTCGGCAGGGAAGCCAACTTCATCTACGAGAACACGGTATGAGCGCTCACAAATTTCACGCTTACGTACAGCGGTGTCGGCTTGACCCACTTCATCAAAAGCCATGACGATAATCGCTGCACCATATTTACGGCAAAGCTTAGCCTTGGTGACAAACTCTTCATGACCTTCTTTAAGGCTGATTGAGTTTACTACAGGCTTCCCTTGTACACATTTGAGACCTGCCTCAATGATTTCCCATTTCGATGAGTCAATCATGATTGGTACGCGGGAAATGTCAGGCTCGGAGGCAATCATATTCAAGAAGGTAACCATCGCACCTTCTGAATCAAGCATCCCTTCATCCATGTTGATATCAATGATCTGCGCGCCGCCCTGAACTTGATCCAGCGCGACTGCCAGTGCTTCGGTGTAATTTTGTTCACGGATTAAACGTGCAAACTTTTTCGAACCGGTAACATTGGTCCGCTCACCGACGTTTACAAACAATGAATCTTTGGTGATGTTGAAAGGTTCCAGTCCAGATAAGCGACACGCAGGTTCGATTTCGGGGATCTGGCGTGGCGCATAATCTTTAACGGCCTGATAGATTGCGGCAATATGATCCGGTGTCGTGCCACAGCAACCTCCCGTAATATTGATCAAGCCACTTTCTGCAAATTCACGGATAAACTCTGCGGTTTGTTCTGGTGTTTCATCGTACTCACCAAAAGCATTAGGTAGACCCGCATTTGGATGCGCAGAGACAAAAATATCAGCCTTATCGCCAATCGTTTTAACATGCGGGCGCATAGCATCGGCACCGAGCGCACAGTTAAAACCGATCGACAGCAAGTCTGCATGTCGCACCGAGTTCCAAAACGCTTCCGCCGTTTGACCAGACAGCGTTCGACCTGATGCATCGGTAATCGTGCCTGAAATCATCAGGGGCAGTTCGTAGCCGATTTGCTCAAAGACGGTTTTGACCGCAAAAATTGCGGCTTTACAGTTCAACGTATCAAAGACGGTCTCGATCAGAATGATGTGTGCACCACCTTCGATCAGTGCAAGAGTGGCTTGTACATAGTTTTCAACGAGTTCATCGAAAGTCACATTACGAAATGCAGGATTATTGACATCTGGGCTGATCGAGCAGGTGCGCGATGTTGGCCCAAGGACACCCGCGACAAAGCGGGGTTTATCAGGATTTTTTGCGGTGAACTCGTCACAGACTTGACGGGCAAGTCGAGCCGCAGTGGTGTTAATCTCACTGACAAGGTGTTCCATATGGTAATCAGCCATAGACACCTGAGTACCATTGAAGGTATTGGTCTCGATAATGTCTGCACCAGCTTCCAAATACTGAGCATGGATGCCTTGAATAATATGAGGCTGCGTTAACACCAGTAGATCGTTGTTGCCCTTCACATCATGTTCAAAGTCAGCGAAACGCTCTCCTCGATAGTCTTCTTCTTCGAGTTTGTGGCGTTGAATCATGGTCCCCATCGCGCCATCGATAATGAGAATTCTTTGTTTCAGTAGCTCTTGAAGCTGTTTTTTTAGATTTTGAGCTGCGATTGCGGGTGTAGACATTTTTACAAAGAACTCCGAAAACCAAGAATAAAGCAACGTCACTGCGACTTTAATAAACCCATCATTCAATCTGCACGATCATCCATTAGATATGGAGTGCGTATACATGGAACACAACAAAAAGCTGCGTATTCTAACAGGTAATTACATCACGTGAATGCTAGGTGTGGCAGGATAGAGCAAGATTAGGTTAGGGCAGTGAGCCCCTTCGTCTACAAATCGCTATGCCATAAAACAAGAATGTCATAATACTGTCATATTCAGGATCGAAAATGCCAACCAATAAATTATATTGCTCAAGGTCTAGCCATGAACACGATTTCATCAGCGGCACCTGTCACAGAAGCAACTCCTCCAGTGGTTGATAAAGCCAATGCCAAAATGCCTTCATGGTTTAAGCCACTGTTTTTTGGTTTAATCGTTTTTGCATTGATCTATATTGGGACTCAATTAGCGACTGATTTATCCCATGTTCCGCAGCTTACGATTTTCTCTTTTGCAATGTTGGGTGCAGCATTAACGATTGCTCTCGGCTTTGAGTTCGTGAATGGTTTTCATGATACGGCTAATGCGGTCGCTACGGTTATTTACACCAATGCATTGCCTGCATCCGTCGCTGTCGTCTGGTCTGGTCTGTTCAACTTTCTTGGCGTGTTAATGGCAAGCGGAGCCGTTGCATACGGGATCCTTGCTTTATTGCCCGTCGAACTGATTTTGAATGTCAGTAGTGGTGCGGGTTTTGCGATGGTTTTTGCGTTGTTACTCGCAGCGATCATTTGGAACTTAGGGACTTGGTACCTCGGTATCCCAGCTTCAAGTTCACATACCATGGTGGGTTCAATCATCGGTGTAGGATTGATGAATCAGTTTTTGCATTCGGCAACGGATGGTGCTAGTGGTGTTGATGTCGAGCAAGTGATCAAAGTGGGTAAGGCATTACTTTTTTCACCACTGATTGGTTTTGGTTTTGCTGCGATTGTTTTCTTGCTTGTAAAATTTGTTTTTAAGCGTCGTTTAGAGTTGTTTCAACCTCCTGTTGGCAATGAGCCACCACCGTTTGTGATTCGTGCGTTGTTAATTTTCACCTGCACAGGTGTAAGCTTTGCCCATGGTTCAAACGATGGGCAAAAGGGAATGGGCTTGATCATGCTCATCCTAATCGGAATTGTGCCGCTGGCTTATTCATTGAATAAAACGATGGATAGTACTCAAGTACAGTCATTTGCGGCTTTGTCTGAGAAGACTGCACGTATTTTGGCACCGTCTCAACCTACTATTACCGATACCCAAGCGCGAGCAACACTGACGCGTTATATCCAAGATCGCCAAGTTAATCCACAAGTCGTTCCCTCGGTTGCAGTTCTATCGAACCATCTTGGCGATGCCGTTGCAAGCTACGGCAGTATGGACAAAGTTCCTGAATCAGCGACAGCTAACTTGCGTAATGACATGTATTTGAGTAGTGCGACGTTGAAGCGTTTGGATAAAGATAAAGCCATGCCAACGCTAAATGCCGCACAAACAGCAACCGTGGTCGATTATCGTAAAAATCTCGATAAAGCCACACAGTACATCCCAACATGGGTCAAGGTTGCTGTTGCACTCGCTCTTGGACTTGGTACGATGGTCGGCTGGAGACGGATTGTAGTGACCGTTGGAGAAAAAATTGGTAAGTCACACATGACTTATGGTCAAGGGATGTCGGCTGAGCTTGTCGCTATGACGACTATTCTGGCTGCCGACGGTGTGGGTGTTCCTGTGAGTACGACACATGTCTTGAATAGTGCGGTTGCAGGAACCATGACGGCCAATAAATCAGGCTTACAATGGAGCACTGTGCGTAGCATCTTGTCCGCATGGGTATTGACGTTGCCTGCTGCGATGGCGCTATCAGGTGGCTTGTACTGGTTGTTCTTACGGTTCGTATAATTTCTTATTGGTTTAATAAAAAAGCCTAGCAATTGCTAGGCTTTTTTATTATCAATGACTCTTTCTAAACACCCGCTGTTTCTCACGATTCCAATCGCGGTCTTTTTCAGTCGCACGTTTGTCATGTAGCGCTTTACCTTTCACCAGCGCAATCTCACACTTTACATACTGGCCTTTCCAGAAGCTGGCGAGCGGTACACAGGTATAACCCTTTTGATTGACCGCAGCCATGAGCTTATCAATCTGACGACGTGACATGAGCAGTTTTCGGGTACGGGTCGCTTCAGGGTCGATATGTGTTGAAGCAGACCACAGCGGGGTAATCTGAGCATTGAATAAAAAGGCTTCATTATCGCGAAAAATCACATAGCTTTCCGAGATCGTCATTTTACCGGCGCGAATCGCTTTGACTTCCCAGCCTTGCAAGACCAAGCCCGCTTCAACTTTATCTTCAATGAAGAAATCATGACGCGCCTTGCGGTTTTGGGCGATTGTACCGCCCGATGTTTTATCTTTACTCATGGTTTTTCTGTAAATCTTCTCTGAATGCTACTCAATATGTCTATATTGGATGTTAAATCATAAATAGTGCGACATTGTGCCGGAAGTTCTGCGATAGCGTTGCATTTTTTGGTAAAAATTTAGCTACAAGATGTGATTAATCGGCTATTTAATCACGTTAGTCATTTACTGTACTCAGTTTCTTGCTAACATGTTCGCATTCTAACGTATTGCAGAGTCTCATGATGACCCGTGTTATTTATCCTGGAACTTTTGACCCAATTACCAATGGACATGCCGATTTAATCGAACGCGCTTCACGCATGTTTGATGAAGTCGTTGTGGCGATTGCTGCGGGTCATCATAAAAGCCCTGTATTCGATCTGAGTGAGCGTGTCGCACTGGTCCATAGTGCGATTGATCACTTGCCTAATGTCAAAGTCATTGGTTTTAGTGGGTTGTTAGTCAACTTATTTCAAGACCAAAGTGCGACAGCCGTGTTGCGCGGATTGCGCGCTGTATCTGACTTTGAGTACGAGTTCCAATTGGCGAATATGAACCGCCAGCTTGATGCACATTTTGAAACCGTTTTTCTGACGCCCTCTGAGCATTTATCTTTTATTTCATCCACATTAGTTCGTGAGATTGCCCGTTTAGGGGGGGATGTAGCGAAGTTTGTGCCTGTTGCGGTGAATGCGGCTTTCGCTGAAAAACGGGCGAATGGTTGGGCGTAAAAGGGCTTATAATGAGCCATGCTATCTTAAGCAGGTCTATTGTTCCTTATGTCGTTAAAAATCACTGTCGAATGCATTAACTGTGACGTATGTGAGCCCGTGTGCCCTAATCAAGCGATTTATATGGGCTCTGAGATCTATGAAATAGATCCTGATCTCTGCACCGAGTGTGTCGGGCATTTTGATGTGCCGCAGTGTCAGCTGTTTTGCCCGGTCGATTGTATTCCCCTAGATCCTGATCATGCTGAGACTCAAGATGAGCTCATGGCGAAATCACTGCGACTCAAAGCGCTGGCATCTTAAGCCTAAGCACGAATTTTCGGTGCTTTAACGTCTATATTCATATTCCGAAAAAAATAAATGCAGTTTAATTCACATCAAGCGACTTGGTTTTGCTACTATGCGCGCGCAAAGTGAGCTGGACGGTCGCCGCTGATGAGATCTTTGGATTAAAGCAGGGGAGGAAAGTCCGGGCTTCGTAGGGCAAAGTGCCAGGTAACGCCTGGGCGGTGTGAGCCGACGGATAGTGCAGCAGAGAGTAGACCGCCGAACGGCCCGTAAGGGTGCGTGGTAAGGGTGAAACGGTGCGGTAAGAGCGCACCACGAGTCTGGTAACAGACCGGTACGGTAAACCCCACTTGAAGCAAGACCAAATAGGAATCCATGGCGTGGCCCGCGTCGGATTCGGGTAGGTTGCTTGAGCGTATTGGTGACGATACGCCTAGAGGAATGATCGTTCACGACAGAACCCGGCTTATAGGCTCACTTTGCACTAAATTTATTAAGTGATGTTTGTTTAAGTTTTAAACGCTTAAAAATAAGCATGCAAAATAACGCATGGCTTGTTGATCTTTTAGGCGTTTTAGCTTGACGAAGCGTCACATGGTCGGCATAATGCCGTCCTTCAAAAGTTCTGATTCATCAGTTCTGGCTATGTAGCTCAGTTGGTTAGAGCACCGCACTCATAATGCGGGGGTCGCAAGTTCAAGTCTCGCCATAGCCACCATTATATGTTTCACGCTAGTTTATACTAGACCGCAAAGCCCTTTACCTACTTGGTTTAGGGCTTTTTTGTTTTTTATCAAAGTAGCCTGCTGGTGCTGATGGGGTATTAATCGAGTTGTGTACCCAGGATCAGAAGTCATCTTAGAATAAACTTACAAAAGATGTATTAGAGATCTATAAACGATAGCAAGATAGGTTTAATCTCAAAAGGAAGGGGAGAGACTGATCATCTGTCTGGGCTGTTCTATACAATGTAAAGCACTTGTTCCAGTTTGAACAAAACAGGTTAGATTTTATGGATCTATTAAATAAATTGTTTGCCGAAACGAATATCGCAGATGGCACGCCTAAACGTGTATCCGCGCGTGTATTACTAAACGAGGCGGGAAAAGTGCAAGATGTACGGATCAAGCAAGGTTCAGGTGATCCTGCAATTGATCGGCAGGCGATTAGTGAATTAAAAAATGCTGGTTACGCGCCATGTCGATTAGGCTCAAAGGCCGTCCGAATTTGGTATGACGTCGTTTGGACTAGCCATAATCAACCATAACCAAAGTTACCCCCAATGCTTGCGGGTAAGCTTGTGGATAACAAAGGATGGAACACGTGGAACGTTTGCTGTGTCAAGCTGTAAGCGTTTTGGTTGAAATCTGATCTGTAATGCGGATAATTTTGGTTACCCTGATCTGAAGACTGTAAGGCATGCAAAGACGCGTAGTCATATGACTGTTTAGGAACGATGTTTTTAATCCGAGGCCAAATCATGGCGGGGTCAATCACCCGCCATGATTTGAATAGGGTTAGTAATCAAAATTGCTTGAAAGTGTAATCGCTTTAAACTTAAAAAGCGGTTTTGGCGATAGATTCTTCATCACAAATAATATCAGAGACGGGGTGCTTGTTGATCGGTTGTACGACATCATAACGTACCGATTTTTGGGTATGACCTTCAGCGTAGTGTCTGAGGAAGCAGCGCATTACATGACTCACACCATTGCTATTCACTTCACGTAAGTCATCTTCATAATATTTACCCAGATTAAAATTACCGGTGATAATTTCATAGGATGGGAAGTACTCAACCCAATCGTATTCACGAGAAGCGGTTTCAGCGGCAACGCGCAAAACAGACTTGCTATACGTTGTGGACACCAAAACATGTTGTTTTTCAAAAGTTGCGATCAGTGGAACCGGGGAGACCGTCAGCAAGACTTTGATTTTAGTGTTGACGGATTTGAGTCTTTGTAAAAAAGCATTCAAGTCTGCCATGACTTCGATGACAGAGAAGTTCTTATACGCATAATCGGTATCATTAAAACTCCCTCCTGAAACACCAGGCGCCAGAGGAAATACATCTCCACTGGTTTTGCTCATCCAGCCTTCAGTAAGACCCAAGGTATACACAAAGACATCTGCATTAAGAAACATGTCTTTCACATGTTTAAGATGTTTGCTGCGCTCCTCAAGTACACCTTTTGCGTCTTTGAAGCCTTGAGGCTCGATATTAGGTCTAAATGGATCGATATAGCGACCATCTTCTCTCAGCCAAGGCAATTCACTTGAGGTTCGTGTTTCAAATGCTTCATCAAAAAGCTGTACCAACTGGCGTACGGTGTAAATGTTGCCATATCGAGCAGAGAACATACCGAAACCACGTTCTTTGCGCTCTTGATCGCTGAGTCCCTCACCTGATTCGGGAACATAATAATTAAAGCCGATCGCTGACAAGCGACGGGCGATATGTTGTGCAAAGCAACTGCCTGCCGTGGCAATTTTTTCATCTTTACGCAGTCTAAATTTGGGCTGAACGATAGGGTCAAAGGTATGATAATCCGTCGTTGAAATAGAGCGGCGCCAAAATTGAAAGTTCTCTAAACCTTTATATGGATTGCTCATATTTACGCTCCGCAATATATTTCATTGCATTTTCATAAGGATGTACATATTGATCATGAATCATTAAGGCATCGGCATTATATTTTTCATATGCGCCGAAACTCCCCTCAAGGAATTCATCTAAATCAAATAGCTTATATGCGCTGATGGGTTTAAAAAGATATGAGCCATCTTTTAGCCCAAGATTTTCTGCAATTTCAGGATAAATCGGATAAATTGGCCCTACTGCCAAATTATCATGAGGTCTGATGGTGGTTTCAAAGTGCTTACCGCGAATTTTTCGAGCAATCAGCGTTGCTATATCATAGATCGCATTCACTTTAGGGTGATTGCCGCTATACATAAAGCTGCCTTGTCTTGCCCACTGGACAAAACTACTTCTGATATCGAGATCAAAGTCATCAAATCTTCTGAAGAGTTGCTCTTTCTCCGCTTGCCAAAAGTTATAAAAACCTACAGCTTGGTAAACTTCGTTATTGTACAAGTTTTTCGTTTGATGGATGGTTAGATTCGATTTATAGGCCGCGAAAGCCAAACATGAATTATATTCATCCATGGGTGTCTTGATATGTCCATCAGGACTTGTGACGTAGCATAAATCCGGATGGAAAGCGCGAAATAAGAAGCTTGGGAACCATGTGATATTCTGATAAGGACTTAGATCAATCACATTGATATGACGGATATCCGCAAGAATAATCAGTTGGTCATACTCTGGAAGCTTGGCTTCCCAATACTCCCGATTTTTAGTGAGTTGCCAAATATCACACGGTTCTACGGTGACGTTCGCACAAAGCAAGCTTAAGGAGTTTGCAATCCCAACAGTTTGGCAATTAGAAATTACAATCCATTTTTCTTCCCGATCACTTTGATTAATCTCTTTTATCGAGTTTACTGGTACTGTCTTCTGAGTTACTACATTTGAAACTTCGGGCATTGTTTTAAATTCAACAGTCTCTAATTGTTGAATTGAAGGTTTAATTGAAATTTTCTCTTTATATTCGCTACTTTGTAGAAAGAAAGCTCTGAGTGTTTCGAGATCTTCATATTGTTGTTGATGAACAATTGCCTCTTCAGATTCAGGTTCTCGTCCCAGTATCAATCGATAGCACCATATCACTTCATCCCTTGTAACCATAAACTTAACCTCTATAGCGAATTAGCAATGGGCTCAACGACGACCATTTTGGGAGCATTGATGAGAGTAAGTTGTGATGGATTTGAAGCTACAGGTGTGATCTCAATCATGGACACATTAATTTCAGTATCATTATTGACCCAGACTCTGACTTCAAGGTCATCGCAGATCTGATCGATAAGAATAGGGAAGGTGATAAAATTTCCTTTTGTATCTGGCGCATTCAAATTGACTTTTTTCAGTACAGTTTTTGCTTTATCAAAAGATACATCTGCCCACGCACCTGATAAGCCACCTTTACCTAAAGTACCACGAATTGAGATATTGTATTGCCCCTCAGGGATTTGAACGTAAGGACCATAAATGAGCCAGCCTGCTGTCCCAGTACTATTGATACTATCACTGCTTCTCTTACCGACCTTAGTTCTGAGTAGACTGCTGTTACCCCGAAAACGATGAACATTGCTCGGTATCCAGTTTTGACTCCATTGATTATTTAAAACAACGTTCAAGAGACCTTGAGTACTTTGTTTCCAAGTCAGCCAAGGCATTACGTCTGATTGTGGGGCCTTACCAATGAGATCAAGCTGCAACCATTCTTGTATTGCTGTTGCAAGGGCACGCGGGGTTTCGCCAGAGAAATAAAATGCATGATCTCCGGCGACTTCAGCGAAAACAGGAATATCTCGGACGATGAGCGGTAATTCATGTTGCGCCGCTTCAATCAGTGGCAAGCCAAATCCTTCCGCAAAAGATGGTGCAATCAAACAAGTAGATGCTGCATAGATTTTTTCAAGATATTCATCACTGATGCCTTCAAGCCAGAAAAAACGATGACCACGTTCTTTGTGTGTCTCTAACGTATAAATAAATTCAGGAGTCACCCAGCCTCGTTTCCCAACAATCACTAGATTAATATCTTCATTTTGATCCCATAGCTGAGCAAATGCGGACAAAGTTTGAGCATGACCTTTACGCGGCTCAATAGTACCTACGATTAGGAAGGTTGGGCGTAAAGAAATCGCATTAAGGGTACGCTGGGCGTTGGCAGGTAGCCCCTTAGAAGGTGTTGAGCCAGCCACATCTGCACCTAAATGGAACCAGCCGATTTTAAACGGTCTCATTCGTTTTTGGCCAAAATTATCCAGCCATTCAACCAACTCATCTGCGACGGCGCGAGAAATACAAATTGCACCGTCGCCGTGGGTAATGGCCTCCAGCCAAGACTTAAATTGATCCGATGTACCTTGAGGGAAGAAGTTCGGTTGTAGAATGGGCAGTAGATCATAGACCAAAGTATATCGGGGAACACCGATCTGCTTGAGGTAATCAAAGAATTTGATTTGTTGGATTGCAACTTGGAAGTGAAGATCAATGATTAAAAAAATATCACCAGCAAAGACTTCCACAGGTGCATCTGTCAGGCTGTCACGGGGGCAGTCGAGGAATTGCAGTGAAAACTGCCGTGCATAGTGATAACCCTGTTGATTTGGACGAGCATATACAGGCTCAATTTTATAACCTATGGGTGGGTTAGTGAGCAACTCTATCAATATGCTGCGAACAACACGCTGTATACCTGTTTTAAGATCCGTTTCGACTAGTGCTGATACATCCAGAAATAATTGCTTTGGTTCGGTTGGTGAGTGGTTTTTACAAATTTCTTGCGCTAATTGAAGCCATACACGGGGATCATTGGATATTCCGCCATGGGTCACAAGTGTTTTGATTAGATTGTTATTGTTGGTGAGGGATTGCTCATAATGATCTTCGATTGCACGCGCGTATTGCTCTGCACATGCACGGGGCGTGTGATTAAGGCGTATATTTTTTCGTGCTAAAGTACTGAGTAAGTTTCGTTGATCGTGATCTTGCCACAGTGTTTCTAGTGCTTTAGTGAGCTGTGTGTTTTCGAAGTCATCATCCAGCATCCAGACGGCATCTTGAGGAAGTTCGGACATAGAGCCATTGGCATTGGCAATACAGGCTAATCCGTAATTCATGCAGTCCAAGACTGCAGCGGAGGTTTCTCCGCGGGATTGAGTTCTTAACTGGACACCTAAGTCTGCCGCAGCTAAATATTGTCGAAATTGTAAAGTGCTGGCCCAACCTGTGATTTTAATACGATCTGCAGCATCGCTATTTGCAATTGTCTCAAGCAGATCTTTGGTGTAGCTTGCATTCGATGGTGCTTCACCGACAAAAATCAAATGACAATTTTTTTGCTTGGATAATTTAGAGTCAAGCCAAGCATCTAATAATCGTTTGTTTTGTTTGGTGGGTCCCAAGAGTCCGAAACTACAGATCACGAAGGCATCTTCAGGAATATCTAATGATTGTCGTGCTTCCGCCCGATCAATGGGTTGTGCAGGTGCTCTGAGCAAAGGGATAACTGACCAATTTTTAACAAAATCTTCGCCTAGCCACTGAGTTCCTAGTTTTTTTGGGCTATTGGAATGGACGATAACCCCTTGGGCGTTTTCTAGAACGCTTTTATTACAAGGGTATTTCCATACGGCATCTTCTTGCGATTTAGAATAGACTTTAACGGCATTATAACCATGGGAATGGTAAAGCTCTTTGGCCCAACCTCGTGGTCTAAATCCTTGTAACTCCATATGGCCAACAATTCCACTGATAAAAAAGTCGTGCAATACGACAATTCCAGGGACTTGTTCGATTAAATCAAACATATATTGATGAAATTCTGAGTTACCAAAATGATAAATAACGCGATCATAAGATTCCGCATTACGCGCAAGCCATTCAGCATTTTTGATTGAACTACTATCCGCTACCCACGAGCTCAAGATCACATCTTGTTCTACGATGACATCGATGTCATAGAAGCGTGATAATTCTGGTAAAAGTTCAGCACTATAATCAGAAATTCCACTACGCAAAGGCGGGAGTGGGGAAACGTAGGCAAGTTTAGGCCGAATGCGTGGGGGAAGTGCAGAACCTTTTTTCTTTAACTCGAGGTTTGTTTCGTGAAGTTTTTCAAGCGCCAAGAGTGTTCTTTTTGCACATTGATCCCAAGAAAAAGATTTAGATTGTTCGAGGGTATGTTTGGCTAGATTGGTTTGATAGACTTGATCAGATAGTACTTTCGAGATTTTATCTGCAATATCTTGATCATCTAAGGGATCAAATAATGCATCGGTACGGCCAATTGTTTCTGCAAGACTTGTAGTATTCGCACCGATTACAGCCGCTCCGCAAGACATGGCTTCTAACACAGACATGTTGAAGCTTTCTACAGCAGATGGCGCGATGAGTGCCTGACATAAATTATAGAGTGTGATGAGATCTTCAGTTGGAATAAATCCTGTTACAACGATATTCTCACTGCACAAACCAAATTGTTTAACGAGTGTTTCTAGACCATGACGTGCTTTTGATTTGGCTTCGCAGACAATGATAAGCTGATTATTCTTACGTACTTCTTCTGGAAGCAGGGCAAATGCGCGAATGGTTGCCTGTACGTTTTTATTGGGTTCAAGTCCACCTACATACAAAATAAAAGGTTTGGTGATGCTGTAGTGCTCAAGAACCGAGGTTTGAAGTGTACGGGGAATTTGAGTTTTTTGAAAACGAGGATCAGTTGCATTGCCAATATTCACAGCTTGTGAAGCGGGTAAGCCTAGATAATCTATGCTTTCATTACGAGCAAGTTCCGATGTGGATAACAGGAGGTGTGCGCGTCTAAGCTGATCGAGCTTGTTTTCATACCATGACTCGATCATCTCGTTATCAAGAATCGACCGTTCAATATTCGATGTTTTACTGGTAAATAGCGTTCGATCGTAGAGACTTACAGCAGTTGGTGTCGTGTGGTTAAACAAACCTATCGTTGTGACAGCTGAGTCATACAGTCCTTCAAAAAGGCTGGTAATGAGAATTACATCAGGTTTTAAATTGGCGATAAACGCTTCACGAATCAGTTCAGCCGCTTTTTTAAACTTTGATTTTTTGGAATCGATAGCATCGCTGATATCG comes from the Aquirhabdus parva genome and includes:
- a CDS encoding glycosyltransferase, translating into MRIVIDLQGVQSNDTKQAIGRYCLSLTQAILRNKGEHEVILALNGLFPETIEPIRAAFDSLLPQEQIRIWHTPDISDAIDSKKSKFKKAAELIREAFIANLKPDVILITSLFEGLYDSAVTTIGLFNHTTPTAVSLYDRTLFTSKTSNIERSILDNEMIESWYENKLDQLRRAHLLLSTSELARNESIDYLGLPASQAVNIGNATDPRFQKTQIPRTLQTSVLEHYSITKPFILYVGGLEPNKNVQATIRAFALLPEEVRKNNQLIIVCEAKSKARHGLETLVKQFGLCSENIVVTGFIPTEDLITLYNLCQALIAPSAVESFNMSVLEAMSCGAAVIGANTTSLAETIGRTDALFDPLDDQDIADKISKVLSDQVYQTNLAKHTLEQSKSFSWDQCAKRTLLALEKLHETNLELKKKGSALPPRIRPKLAYVSPLPPLRSGISDYSAELLPELSRFYDIDVIVEQDVILSSWVADSSSIKNAEWLARNAESYDRVIYHFGNSEFHQYMFDLIEQVPGIVVLHDFFISGIVGHMELQGFRPRGWAKELYHSHGYNAVKVYSKSQEDAVWKYPCNKSVLENAQGVIVHSNSPKKLGTQWLGEDFVKNWSVIPLLRAPAQPIDRAEARQSLDIPEDAFVICSFGLLGPTKQNKRLLDAWLDSKLSKQKNCHLIFVGEAPSNASYTKDLLETIANSDAADRIKITGWASTLQFRQYLAAADLGVQLRTQSRGETSAAVLDCMNYGLACIANANGSMSELPQDAVWMLDDDFENTQLTKALETLWQDHDQRNLLSTLARKNIRLNHTPRACAEQYARAIEDHYEQSLTNNNNLIKTLVTHGGISNDPRVWLQLAQEICKNHSPTEPKQLFLDVSALVETDLKTGIQRVVRSILIELLTNPPIGYKIEPVYARPNQQGYHYARQFSLQFLDCPRDSLTDAPVEVFAGDIFLIIDLHFQVAIQQIKFFDYLKQIGVPRYTLVYDLLPILQPNFFPQGTSDQFKSWLEAITHGDGAICISRAVADELVEWLDNFGQKRMRPFKIGWFHLGADVAGSTPSKGLPANAQRTLNAISLRPTFLIVGTIEPRKGHAQTLSAFAQLWDQNEDINLVIVGKRGWVTPEFIYTLETHKERGHRFFWLEGISDEYLEKIYAASTCLIAPSFAEGFGLPLIEAAQHELPLIVRDIPVFAEVAGDHAFYFSGETPRALATAIQEWLQLDLIGKAPQSDVMPWLTWKQSTQGLLNVVLNNQWSQNWIPSNVHRFRGNSSLLRTKVGKRSSDSINSTGTAGWLIYGPYVQIPEGQYNISIRGTLGKGGLSGAWADVSFDKAKTVLKKVNLNAPDTKGNFITFPILIDQICDDLEVRVWVNNDTEINVSMIEITPVASNPSQLTLINAPKMVVVEPIANSL